In a single window of the Drosophila miranda strain MSH22 chromosome XL, D.miranda_PacBio2.1, whole genome shotgun sequence genome:
- the LOC117187713 gene encoding uncharacterized protein LOC117187713, translating into MAEETMANIDKEKIVEWLLEKEIIFPASATLRQLRKLAISGGMDEVSESLVNKSDIESDEKVSENEQIDDMKEEKLLDAAIRVAEKKKKLAALMVMDNYMTDDIRMVKQLIAPFSASENDEASEWVLNFERICGGVNESSNFKLRCVRMLIKAGTEADLFMRVDKSKTYDEFKGNFLKNFGRSNSTADVVLLLKETFFNPEKNSVMGYILRMEEIAMRADIEKKLTVQFIVDGFRDRSSSIALLYSASTIGKLKELARQYEALRKSTQTNFKRTGMTASGNDRSQVRCYNCSAHGHYASSCPAPKREKGSCFQCGSMQHQVKD; encoded by the coding sequence ATGGCCGAGGAAACCATGGCAAACATTGACAAAGAAAAAATTGTAGAGTGGTTGCTGGAGAAGGAGATCATTTTTCCAGCCAGCGCAACACTAAGGCAACTTCGGAAGCTTGCCATAAGTGGTGGAATGGACGAAGTTTCTGAAAGTCTGGTGAATAAATCGGATATTGAATCGGATGAAAAAGTGTCTGAAAATGAGCAGATCGACGATATGAAAGAAGAAAAATTACTTGACGCCGCAATAAGGGTGGCtgagaaaaagaagaaactgGCTGCTTTAATGGTAATGGACAACTATATGACCGATGACATCCGAATGGTCAAGCAACTTATTGCCCCTTTTTCTGCCAGTGAAAATGATGAAGCCTCTGAATGGGTCTTGAATTTTGAACGGATTTGCGGAGGCGTGAACGAAAGCAGCAATTTTAAGCTTCGTTGTGTGCGCATGTTGATAAAGGCGGGAACAGAGGCGGACTTGTTCATGCGTGTCGACAAATCAAAGACTTACGACGAGTTTAAGGGAAACTTCCTAAAAAATTTTGGCCGCAGCAATTCAACTGCCGACGTGGTACTTCTGTTGAAGGAAACCTTTTTCAACCCGGAGAAAAACTCCGTAATGGGATATATTCTTCGCATGGAAGAAATTGCTATGCGTGCCGACATCGAAAAGAAATTGACAGTGCAGTTCATCGTTGATGGTTTTCGTGATCGATCTTCCAGTATCGCCTTATTGTATTCAGCGTCGACCATCGGAAAACTTAAGGAGCTAGCTCGACAATACGAGGCTTTGAGGAAGAGTACCCAGACGAATTTTAAGCGCACTGGGATGACCGCTTCCGGAAATGACCGGAGCCAGGTGCGCTGCTATAATTGTTCAGCACATGGCCATTATGCTTCATCGTGTCCCGCACCTAAGCGGGAGAAGGGATCGTGTTTCCAGTGTGGATCCATGCAGCACCAGGTGAAGGATTGA